A genomic window from Sanguibacter antarcticus includes:
- the ptsP gene encoding phosphoenolpyruvate--protein phosphotransferase produces the protein MTTRAGARTLVGVGVGRRAVIGPVVLVRSPAPAPGDAPVLRDGTPVSAGALPGVVADAFAHVHADLADRAARASGSVANVLTATAQIASDPALIAGVQQKIAEGTAPVAAVHAVVDVFVDMFESAGGLLAERVIDLHSVRDRVIAAVLGLPAPGVPELTVPAVVVARDLAPADTAALDLDKVLAIVTELGGPTSHTAIIAGQLGWPCVVQVAGAGDLPDGATVLVDAQSGTIVVDPDPAAVAAVADRAAAEEILAHDNAPATTADGHGVDLLANIGTVADADLAAARTDARTVAGSGLFRTEVLFLNAQQAPTVEEQRREYAAALAAFGDRKVVVRTLDAGADKPLAFATLPDEENPALGVRGYRVRRVHPHLLSDQLTALADAAGEGGTQPWVMAPMIATVAEARAFAADARAAGIGTVGIMIEVPAAALRARDLLHEVDFVSIGTNDLAQYTMATDRLRGELADLLDPWQPAVLELVAQTARAGRELGKPVGVCGESAADPLMALVLVGLGVTSLSMSSGAVPAVRFALRQHTLEQCQAMARAALGADDPSRARRGVVELLEPRAVQLLS, from the coding sequence GTGACCACCCGTGCGGGCGCCCGGACCCTCGTGGGGGTGGGCGTCGGACGCCGCGCCGTCATCGGCCCGGTCGTCCTCGTCCGTTCCCCGGCTCCCGCACCGGGAGATGCCCCCGTGCTCCGGGACGGCACGCCCGTCTCTGCCGGAGCGCTGCCGGGTGTCGTCGCAGACGCCTTCGCGCACGTCCATGCCGACCTCGCAGACCGGGCAGCGCGCGCCAGCGGGAGCGTCGCCAACGTGCTGACAGCGACCGCGCAGATCGCCAGCGACCCGGCGCTGATCGCAGGAGTGCAGCAGAAGATCGCCGAAGGTACTGCTCCGGTCGCCGCTGTGCACGCCGTCGTCGACGTCTTCGTCGACATGTTCGAGAGCGCTGGCGGGCTGCTGGCCGAGCGGGTCATCGACCTGCACTCCGTCCGTGACCGTGTGATCGCCGCCGTCCTCGGCCTGCCCGCACCAGGCGTACCCGAGCTGACCGTCCCCGCTGTCGTCGTCGCCCGGGACCTCGCACCGGCAGACACGGCCGCGCTCGACCTCGACAAGGTCCTCGCGATCGTCACAGAGCTCGGCGGACCGACCAGTCACACCGCCATCATCGCTGGCCAGCTCGGATGGCCCTGCGTCGTCCAGGTCGCCGGTGCTGGCGACCTTCCCGACGGTGCGACGGTCCTCGTCGACGCGCAGTCCGGGACGATCGTCGTCGACCCGGACCCTGCCGCCGTCGCCGCGGTCGCGGACCGTGCCGCAGCCGAGGAGATCCTCGCGCACGACAACGCCCCAGCCACGACCGCTGATGGTCACGGCGTCGACCTCCTCGCCAACATCGGCACGGTAGCCGACGCCGACCTGGCAGCGGCCCGCACCGACGCCCGGACGGTGGCCGGCAGCGGCTTGTTCCGGACCGAGGTGCTGTTCCTCAACGCCCAGCAGGCCCCTACGGTCGAGGAGCAACGGCGCGAGTACGCAGCAGCGCTCGCCGCCTTCGGCGACCGCAAGGTCGTGGTCCGTACGCTCGACGCGGGGGCAGACAAGCCCCTCGCCTTCGCGACGCTGCCCGACGAGGAGAACCCGGCCCTCGGTGTCCGTGGGTACCGGGTCAGACGAGTGCATCCCCATCTGCTCAGCGACCAGCTGACCGCGCTCGCTGACGCAGCCGGCGAGGGTGGGACCCAGCCATGGGTGATGGCACCGATGATCGCGACGGTCGCGGAGGCTCGTGCCTTTGCGGCGGACGCACGTGCGGCTGGGATCGGTACGGTCGGCATCATGATCGAGGTCCCAGCGGCCGCCCTGCGTGCCCGTGACCTGCTCCACGAGGTGGACTTCGTCTCGATCGGCACCAACGACCTCGCGCAGTACACGATGGCTACCGACCGGCTCCGTGGTGAGCTCGCTGATCTGCTGGACCCGTGGCAGCCAGCCGTGCTCGAGCTCGTCGCTCAGACCGCACGCGCCGGGCGCGAGCTCGGCAAGCCGGTCGGAGTGTGCGGGGAGTCGGCAGCAGACCCGCTCATGGCGCTCGTGCTCGTGGGACTCGGCGTCACGAGCCTGTCGATGTCATCGGGGGCGGTGCCTGCTGTGCGCTTCGCGCTGCGTCAGCACACGCTCGAGCAGTGCCAGGCGATGGCCCGTGCCGCGCTCGGTGCGGACGACCCATCCCGCGCTCGTCGCGGCGTCGTCGAGCTCCTTGAACCTCGCGCCGTACAGCTGCTCTCGTGA
- a CDS encoding Ltp family lipoprotein yields the protein MASEFPHESRPAAAFPPGVPTAGLPLQPGVPRQPRPWFKKKRFILPGAFLLLMIFIGALSGGNNDTDRTPTADGTATQATVQEDAKTPEEIAAEAEEAAAEAEAEEAAKAEEERLAEEARLAEEAAAEEAAAAETALIGTLAQQNAYSQTTSYLSTLPFSRAGLIDQLTSEYGGQFPADDAEFAVARLEAEGGVDWNAEAVEAAESYQELLPMSRQGLIDQLSSQYGGQFTLDQATHAVDTLGL from the coding sequence ATGGCGTCTGAGTTCCCGCACGAGTCCAGGCCGGCGGCTGCCTTCCCGCCCGGTGTACCGACCGCGGGCTTGCCGCTCCAGCCGGGTGTTCCGCGGCAACCCCGGCCGTGGTTCAAGAAGAAGCGCTTCATCCTCCCTGGAGCGTTCCTCCTGCTGATGATCTTCATCGGCGCCCTCAGCGGTGGTAACAACGACACCGACCGCACCCCCACCGCCGACGGCACCGCCACTCAAGCGACAGTCCAGGAGGATGCGAAGACTCCTGAGGAGATCGCCGCCGAGGCAGAGGAAGCAGCTGCCGAAGCCGAGGCAGAGGAAGCGGCCAAGGCTGAGGAGGAGCGCCTCGCGGAGGAGGCGCGGCTGGCTGAGGAGGCCGCCGCCGAAGAGGCTGCCGCTGCCGAGACAGCCCTGATTGGGACCCTGGCCCAGCAGAACGCCTACAGCCAGACCACGTCCTACCTGTCCACCCTGCCCTTCTCGCGTGCAGGCCTCATCGACCAGCTCACCAGCGAGTACGGCGGACAGTTCCCCGCCGACGACGCCGAGTTCGCGGTCGCCCGCCTGGAGGCCGAAGGGGGCGTGGACTGGAACGCCGAGGCCGTCGAGGCTGCCGAGTCTTATCAGGAGCTCTTGCCCATGTCGCGGCAGGGACTGATCGACCAGCTCTCGAGCCAGTACGGCGGGCAGTTCACCCTCGATCAGGCCACGCACGCCGTCGACACACTGGGCCTGTAG
- a CDS encoding PDDEXK nuclease domain-containing protein: MTNSDERAGDLAGYSDLLARLEDRVRQTQFRAVRAASTEVMRLYWSIGSAPSTFDSELNPVESDLARQLVKDPYVFEQLAMVNTRLERDVEQALVDRLQDALMGFSRGMALVGRQFHLPLGDGEEFIIDLLLFHVEQLRYVAVQLKVGSSLPAHIRQRGPTSPRSSVSCAAATSTRPPSGSCCAPEKAGRRSSTHWPQPPHHWPLPRTRRVLLGVLCHEYRLEWQ; encoded by the coding sequence TTGACGAACTCTGACGAACGCGCAGGGGACCTGGCCGGGTACAGCGATCTCCTCGCCAGGCTCGAGGACCGTGTGCGCCAGACGCAGTTCCGGGCCGTGCGGGCAGCCAGCACGGAGGTGATGCGGCTCTACTGGTCGATCGGCTCGGCTCCCTCGACTTTCGACTCCGAGCTCAACCCGGTCGAGTCCGACCTCGCACGCCAGCTCGTCAAAGACCCGTACGTCTTCGAGCAGCTGGCGATGGTGAACACCCGGCTCGAGCGTGATGTCGAACAAGCTCTGGTGGACCGCCTGCAGGACGCCCTCATGGGTTTCAGCCGGGGCATGGCCTTAGTTGGTCGCCAGTTTCACCTCCCGCTGGGTGACGGTGAAGAGTTCATCATCGACCTGCTCCTCTTTCACGTCGAACAGCTGCGCTACGTTGCCGTCCAGCTGAAGGTCGGGTCCTCCTTGCCGGCGCACATCAGGCAGCGAGGGCCTACGTCGCCGCGGTCGTCGGTGAGCTGCGCCGCGGCGACGTCCACGCGCCCACCGTCGGGTTCCTGCTGTGCACCGGAAAAGGCGGGGCGGCGATCAAGTACGCACTGGCCCCAACCGCCCCACCACTGGCCGTTGCCTCGAACGAGGCGGGTATTGCTTGGAGTCTTGTGCCATGAGTATCGACTGGAATGGCAATGA
- a CDS encoding GNAT family N-acetyltransferase — translation MSPAVRPDAHPAPVETERLLLPRLAHAHTGDLAKIYEDVAVARFIGGPHLTSDATRAQINTFEAIWHRRGYGQSAVIEKSTGQMIGRVGLHDWPAWDAVELGYVIRADRQGQGFAREASRAWIDWAEHELDSDALIAVIQPENLASIRLATQLGFQHGRPDVTPKGVHVQIYRRELESRRRHGPGSRDDTSG, via the coding sequence ATGAGCCCGGCCGTGCGTCCTGACGCCCATCCGGCCCCGGTCGAGACAGAGAGGCTGCTGCTGCCGCGCCTGGCTCACGCTCATACGGGCGATCTGGCGAAGATCTACGAGGACGTCGCCGTTGCCAGATTCATCGGCGGACCGCACCTCACCTCCGACGCCACCCGGGCTCAGATCAACACGTTCGAGGCGATCTGGCACAGGCGCGGGTACGGCCAGAGCGCGGTGATCGAGAAGTCGACGGGTCAGATGATCGGTCGGGTCGGCCTCCACGACTGGCCCGCGTGGGACGCCGTGGAGCTGGGCTACGTGATCCGAGCCGACCGTCAGGGCCAGGGTTTCGCTCGCGAAGCATCCCGAGCATGGATCGACTGGGCTGAGCACGAGCTCGATTCCGACGCCCTCATCGCAGTCATCCAGCCTGAGAACCTGGCGAGCATCCGACTGGCGACCCAGCTCGGCTTTCAGCACGGCCGACCCGACGTCACGCCGAAGGGCGTCCATGTCCAGATCTATCGTCGAGAGCTCGAGTCTCGGCGTCGGCACGGACCAGGATCACGTGATGACACATCGGGCTGA
- a CDS encoding TerD family protein yields the protein MPSTILVRGANTSVSKALPSVSNITVGFSWDVVHSNGPATEIVACAIVCGQDGRAVSDEHVVFFNQMLDPDEGVLYDESGDLPGGDTEQIEVSVGQIPSNVARIAFVLYVNPDLRRPGTFDSMRDAVVRVLDRSGDEFIRYPVDTHDKDLGATSAMLAAELYRRGDEWKFRAVGQGYVGGVSDVARDFGFSL from the coding sequence ATGCCGTCCACCATCCTGGTACGGGGTGCGAACACCTCCGTCTCCAAGGCTCTCCCGTCCGTCTCGAACATCACCGTCGGCTTCTCGTGGGACGTCGTCCACAGCAACGGTCCCGCGACCGAGATCGTCGCGTGCGCGATCGTCTGCGGCCAGGACGGCCGAGCGGTCTCCGACGAGCACGTCGTCTTCTTCAACCAGATGCTCGACCCGGACGAGGGCGTCCTCTATGACGAGAGCGGCGACCTCCCTGGTGGGGACACCGAGCAGATCGAGGTGAGCGTCGGCCAGATCCCCTCGAACGTCGCGCGCATCGCGTTCGTCCTCTACGTGAACCCGGACCTGCGCCGCCCGGGCACCTTCGACAGCATGCGCGACGCCGTGGTCCGGGTGCTCGACCGCAGCGGCGACGAGTTCATCCGGTACCCGGTCGACACGCACGACAAAGACCTCGGCGCGACGAGCGCGATGCTCGCCGCCGAGCTCTACCGCCGCGGCGACGAGTGGAAGTTCCGGGCCGTGGGCCAGGGGTACGTGGGAGGCGTCAGCGACGTCGCACGGGACTTCGGGTTCTCGCTCTGA
- a CDS encoding toxic anion resistance protein, whose product MSENVSLTPPGTTLVLKAPEPVAVVEPEQAGGMVPVDPARTKELSATALAYADELSTLTPNSPELQAKVTEITNLGRDEIALAASSSNRMLERPASALAAAKGSGDGADAQARVAKTLTDLRFQVEDLTPNRSDLTGVRKILGFIPGGNKIARYFDKYKSAQVQLDAITRSLAAGQDELRKDNASIEQEKVNLWTTMGTLSEYTILLDGLDRAVEAKISALDVSNPAQANAMRSDVLFAVRQRREDILTQLAVSAQGYLAMDMVRANNVELIKGVDRARTTTLSALRTAVIVAQALTNQRLVLDQITALNRTTSDLIASNAEMLKTQSAEIHQQAASSGIEIEKLEKAFADVFATMDAIDTFRAEAASSMSVTISALEGQIDRAQPYLARAQSRNEITP is encoded by the coding sequence ATGAGTGAGAACGTTTCCCTCACACCACCAGGGACGACGCTCGTCCTCAAGGCCCCAGAGCCGGTCGCCGTCGTGGAGCCCGAGCAGGCCGGCGGCATGGTCCCGGTCGACCCGGCGCGCACGAAGGAGCTCTCCGCCACGGCGCTGGCCTACGCAGACGAGCTCTCCACGCTGACCCCCAACAGCCCAGAGCTGCAGGCGAAGGTCACGGAGATCACCAACCTCGGCCGCGACGAGATCGCCCTCGCAGCCAGCTCGTCGAACCGCATGCTCGAGCGGCCCGCGTCGGCCCTCGCGGCGGCGAAGGGCAGCGGCGACGGCGCGGACGCGCAGGCGCGCGTGGCCAAGACGCTCACCGACCTCCGCTTCCAGGTCGAGGACCTCACGCCGAACCGCAGCGACCTCACCGGCGTCCGCAAGATCCTCGGCTTCATCCCCGGGGGCAACAAGATCGCGCGGTACTTCGACAAGTACAAGTCCGCGCAGGTGCAGCTCGACGCGATCACGCGCTCGCTCGCCGCCGGTCAGGACGAGCTCCGCAAGGACAACGCGAGCATCGAGCAAGAGAAGGTCAACCTCTGGACCACCATGGGGACCTTGTCGGAGTACACGATCCTGCTCGACGGGCTCGACCGCGCCGTCGAGGCGAAGATCTCCGCCCTCGACGTGTCCAACCCGGCACAGGCGAACGCGATGCGGTCCGACGTCCTCTTCGCGGTGCGTCAGCGACGCGAGGACATCCTCACGCAGCTCGCCGTCTCCGCGCAGGGCTACCTCGCGATGGACATGGTGCGAGCCAACAACGTCGAGCTCATCAAGGGTGTCGACCGGGCACGCACCACCACCCTCTCGGCCCTGCGGACCGCTGTCATCGTCGCGCAGGCGCTGACGAACCAGCGCCTCGTCCTCGACCAGATCACCGCCCTCAACCGGACGACGAGCGACCTCATCGCGTCGAACGCCGAGATGCTCAAGACGCAGTCGGCGGAGATCCACCAGCAGGCCGCGTCGTCGGGCATCGAGATCGAGAAGCTCGAGAAGGCGTTCGCCGACGTGTTCGCCACCATGGACGCGATCGACACGTTCCGTGCCGAGGCCGCGTCGTCGATGTCGGTGACGATCTCCGCGCTCGAGGGGCAGATCGACCGTGCGCAGCCGTACCTCGCTCGCGCGCAGTCCAGGAACGAGATCACCCCCTGA